The segment CAATGCAGTACAGGACCATTCTGGTGATGAAACGGAACAAAATCCGCCTGTCAATGAAAAAATGGAAGAAAGTTTAGTGAATGATTATAATGTATATGCACTTCCAATTCCTGAAACGATGGATTTTGCCGGAGAGCCCGTTCCTTTAAATGAACCCGATATTCGGGAACGTTTAGATAGAGAGTTGCTGGTAAATACCTATTGGCAATCTAATGGATTACTAATTATAAAGCGCGCCAATAAATATTTTCCAATTATAGAGCCGATGCTCAAAAAGTATGGTTTGCCAGACGATTTTAAATACTTAGCAGTTGCCGAAAGTGGGCTGATGAATAACAGTTCCCCAGCGGGAGCTGCAGGTTTTTGGCATTTTTTAAGCAGCACAGGGCGTGAATATGGGCTGGAAATCAATGATTATGTAGATGAGCGCTATAACCTAGAGTTAGCTACTAAAGTGGCTGCAGAATACCTTAAAAAGTCTAAAGAACGCTTTGGAAGCTGGACTTTGGCAGCAGCTGCTTATAATGCAGGGAACTATGGTGTGAGTAAGCAGATAGACCGTCAAAAATCGGAGAATGATTATTATGATGTGCTTTTAAATGATGAAACAAGTCGTTATGTTTTTAGAATTTTAGCCTTTAAAACAATACTTTCAAATCCGAAGAAGTACGGATTTAACTACAGAGAACAAGATTTATATCAAACTATACCAACTACTAAAGTAAAAGTGGATACGGCTGTTACTAGTTTTCCAGATTTTGCCAAAAAGTATGGAATCAGTTATAAGGTATTGAAAATTCATAACCCATGGTTACGCGAAACCTACCTTAAAAATGCTTCAGGGAAAGAATACTTTATAGAGATTCCTAAAGAAGGATATTATAATAAATCCACAAAATAAGAATAACAATTTCATTAAAAGACAAAGACCGGTACATGTAAAGTACCGGTCTTTCTAACTTTGGTTAGTTATTCTTGTTACGGATTGTCTTTTGCTACAATATCGCTTTGATTGTTGACATCAAAACTTTTAATGAGTGAAATACCATTGTGGAATGAATCATAGTTCATTTCATATGAAACGTTATACGCTTCATTATATGGGTGTAAAACGCCTCGCCTTACATCAATTATGGTTTTGTTAGAGTCTATAAAAAAAGATGTAGGGAACCCTAAACTGTGTTTCATTGTTTGCACAATATGATCGTGGGTGTTTTCAGTTTCATCTACATACACAACTCTTATTTTATTACTGTAATCACGTGCTTTCTTTTTT is part of the Marixanthomonas ophiurae genome and harbors:
- a CDS encoding lytic transglycosylase domain-containing protein, producing MSFLSKIGLGAILFVISGLSINAVQDHSGDETEQNPPVNEKMEESLVNDYNVYALPIPETMDFAGEPVPLNEPDIRERLDRELLVNTYWQSNGLLIIKRANKYFPIIEPMLKKYGLPDDFKYLAVAESGLMNNSSPAGAAGFWHFLSSTGREYGLEINDYVDERYNLELATKVAAEYLKKSKERFGSWTLAAAAYNAGNYGVSKQIDRQKSENDYYDVLLNDETSRYVFRILAFKTILSNPKKYGFNYREQDLYQTIPTTKVKVDTAVTSFPDFAKKYGISYKVLKIHNPWLRETYLKNASGKEYFIEIPKEGYYNKSTK